Proteins from one Myxococcales bacterium genomic window:
- a CDS encoding protein kinase: MIFLNVLPPVGPRTVGRYILHEPIAAGGMATVHLGRLVGPIGFSKVVAIKRLRDDIGADSGGLARLLDEARLTARVQHPNVVSTLDALALDGELFLVMEYVRGAPLSLLFRNEQKRGGRVPVGITAAAIIGALHGLHAAHEARDDNGELLGIIHRDVSPQNIMLGVEGVPHLLDFGVAKATFRLQSTEQGALKGKLGYMAPEQLAGAPAERRVDIHAMGIVLWELLTGQRLFHGEEAGATIRAVMERTPEPPSQLSPEAPPALDVVVLRALEKRAELRFATAREFAAALEGAVTAASQLVVGEYVREVASEHLAHQAALVARAAKADGDESGSGRLSLNSAPGNDLPTELHTPSARASHAQLLAGDSARTAGAIVASMRAPARGARFGLIAFALLLAGVLIAGAIFFRPGTATERAQTASGEPPPSALQTATAEAPPPTPSVAAPTATPAPIEEPPAVDAGKAAATARPQPRRPAPAAGKPGCNPPYVIDDKGIKRYLPECF; the protein is encoded by the coding sequence ATGATATTCTTGAACGTCTTGCCTCCAGTCGGCCCCCGCACCGTTGGTCGTTACATCCTGCATGAGCCGATTGCGGCGGGCGGCATGGCAACTGTGCACCTCGGGCGTCTGGTGGGTCCGATTGGTTTCAGCAAGGTCGTCGCGATCAAACGACTGCGGGACGACATCGGTGCAGACTCGGGAGGGCTCGCCCGGTTGCTCGATGAAGCGCGCCTGACCGCCCGGGTGCAGCACCCGAACGTGGTCTCGACCCTGGACGCCCTGGCGCTCGACGGTGAGCTGTTCCTGGTCATGGAATACGTGCGCGGCGCACCGCTGTCGCTCCTGTTCCGCAACGAGCAGAAACGCGGGGGGCGCGTCCCCGTCGGGATCACGGCCGCAGCCATCATCGGAGCTTTGCATGGGCTCCACGCGGCGCACGAGGCGCGCGACGACAACGGCGAGCTGCTTGGCATCATCCACCGCGACGTCTCACCCCAGAACATCATGCTCGGGGTCGAAGGGGTGCCACACCTGCTCGATTTCGGCGTTGCGAAGGCGACCTTCCGACTGCAATCGACCGAACAAGGCGCGCTCAAGGGCAAGCTCGGCTACATGGCACCGGAGCAACTCGCCGGAGCCCCGGCAGAGAGGCGGGTCGACATCCACGCCATGGGCATCGTGCTCTGGGAGCTGCTCACGGGGCAGCGACTGTTTCACGGCGAGGAAGCCGGAGCGACGATTCGCGCCGTGATGGAGCGCACGCCGGAGCCCCCCAGCCAGCTCTCTCCCGAGGCACCGCCCGCGCTCGACGTCGTCGTGCTGCGGGCGCTGGAAAAACGCGCGGAACTGCGATTTGCTACGGCACGAGAGTTCGCGGCGGCCCTCGAGGGCGCCGTGACCGCGGCGTCGCAGCTCGTCGTCGGCGAGTACGTGCGGGAGGTTGCCAGCGAGCACTTGGCACACCAAGCGGCGCTCGTTGCGCGTGCGGCGAAGGCCGATGGGGACGAGAGCGGCTCCGGTCGTCTCTCTCTGAATTCAGCGCCAGGCAACGACTTGCCAACCGAGCTGCACACCCCCAGCGCCCGCGCGAGCCACGCCCAGCTGCTCGCCGGGGATTCGGCTCGCACCGCCGGCGCGATCGTCGCTTCGATGCGCGCCCCCGCCCGCGGCGCGCGCTTCGGCCTGATCGCGTTTGCGCTGCTGCTCGCGGGGGTGCTGATCGCCGGCGCCATCTTCTTCCGCCCCGGCACTGCGACGGAGCGAGCCCAGACCGCGAGCGGCGAGCCCCCGCCGAGCGCGCTCCAGACGGCGACCGCCGAGGCGCCTCCGCCAACGCCCTCCGTTGCAGCGCCCACGGCGACACCAGCCCCAATCGAAGAACCTCCGGCGGTGGATGCGGGCAAGGCCGCGGCGACCGCCAGACCTCAGCCCCGCCGTCCGGCCCCAGCAGCCGGAAAACCTGGCTGCAATCCGCCCTACGTCATCGACGACAAGGGCATCAAGCGCTATTTGCCGGAATGCTTCTGA